From Eptesicus fuscus isolate TK198812 chromosome 22, DD_ASM_mEF_20220401, whole genome shotgun sequence, a single genomic window includes:
- the LOC129147894 gene encoding calcium-binding mitochondrial carrier protein SCaMC-1-like: MLRWLRGWVLPAAACQDAGPPGRYETLFRQLDRNGDGVVDIGELHEGLQNLGIPLGQDAEEVNSVQRTLAHWTAVLSVGTHPRACPCLSAPLQTFTQT, encoded by the exons ATGCTGCGCTGGCTGCGGGGCTGGGTGCTGCCCGCGGCCGCCTGCCAGGACGCGGGGCCGCCGGGGCGCTACGAGACGCTGTTCCGGCAGCTGGACCGCAACGGGGACGGCGTGGTGGACATCGGCGAGCTGCATGAGGGGCTGCAGAACCTGGGCATCCCCCTGGGCCAGGACGCCGAGGAG GTGAACTCAGTGCAGCGAACCCTCGCCCACTGGACCGCAGTTCTTTCGGTCGGAACGCATCCCAGGGCCTGTCCCTGCCTTTCTGCGCCTTTGCAAACATTTACGCAAACTTGA